In Falco cherrug isolate bFalChe1 chromosome 5, bFalChe1.pri, whole genome shotgun sequence, one DNA window encodes the following:
- the ST13 gene encoding hsc70-interacting protein, with protein MDSRKLSELRAFVRLCKQNPGLLHTEELAFLREWVESMGGTIPPAPATASTEETSKGKAEEQPEEPVKSPEPESEESDLEIDNEGVIEPDNDDPQEMGDENVEVTEEMMDQANEKKTEAINALSEGELQKAVDLFTDAIKLNPCLAILYAKRASVFVKLQKPNAAIRDCDRAIKINPDSAQTYKWRGKAHRLLGHWEEAARDLALACKLDYDEEASAMLKEVQPRAQKIAEHRRKYERKREEKEIKERMERVKKAREEHERAQREEEARRQAGGAQFGGFPGGFPGGFPGAMPGGMPGMAGMPGINEILSDPEVLAAMQDPEVMVAFQDVAQNPANMSKYQNNPKVMNLISKLSAKFGSKP; from the exons TATGGGAGGCACAATAccacctgctccagccactGCCTCCACAGAGGAGACAAGTAAG GGCAAAGCAGAAGAACAGCCAGAGGAGCCAGTTAAATCACCTGAACCAGAAAGTGAAGAGAGTGACTTAG aaatTGACAATGAGGGAGTGATTGAACCAGACAATGATGACCCTCAAGAAATGGGAGATGAAAACGTGGAG gtaACTGAAGAGATGATGGATCAAGCTAACGAGAAGAAGACTGAAGCAATAAATGCTCTAAGTGAAG GTGAACTTCAGAAAGCTGTTGACTTGTTCACAGATGCTATCAAGCTGAATCCTTGTTTGGCCATCTTGTACGCCAAGAGGGCAAG TGTTTTTGTGAAACTACAGAAGCCAAATGCTGCCATTAGAGATTGTGACAGAGCCATCAAGATTAATCCTGACTCGGCACAGACCTACAAATGGAGGGGGAAAGCACATAG ACTTCTAGGTCACTGGGAGGAGGCCGCTCGTGATCTTGCATTAGCTTGTAAACTGGATTATGATGAAGAGGCTAGCGCCATGCTGAAGGAGGTGCAACCAAGA GCCCAGAAGATTGCAGAACATCGCCGAAAATATGAGCGGAAGcgtgaagaaaaggaaatcaagGAAAGAATGGAAAGAGTGAAGAAGGCACGGGAGGAGCATGAGAGAGCACAAAGG gaggaagaagcaagacgacaggcaggaggagctcaGTTTGGTGGTTTCCCAGGTGGCTTcccag GTGGATTTCCTGGGGCTATGCCTGGAGGTATGCCAGGAATGGCAGGTATGCCTGGTATAAATGAGATTCTCAGTGATCCAGAAGTCCTTGCAGCCATGCAG GATCCAGAAGTTATGGTTGCATTCCAAGATGTTGCCCAGAACCCAGCAAATATGTCCAAGTACCAGAACAATCCCAAGGTCATGAATCTCATCAGTAAATTGTCTGCCAAATTTGGCAGTAAACCATAA